Proteins encoded together in one Psychrobacter sanguinis window:
- a CDS encoding AMP-binding protein — MLRDLLEQRYPQASSRNAPLKMSHDIGPTDSPLIEDTIGDYFDKVVAQYPDKEALVSRHQNIRMTYKQLQQQANQLASSMINMGLQKGDRVGIWSHNNAQWLLMQLATAKAGVILVNINPAYRISELQYALNKVDCKVLVYMRHFKSSDYVQMVQEMAPEICHQDYRYLELTTLPNLKRLILIDQPDTWETFGYMQNFSDWLAEGDANDPRLAERQKQLNANDAINIQFTSGTTGTPKGATLTHRNLLNNAYHLAESLCLSSKDKLCLPLPLYHCFAMVLGNLTMLSIGGTVVYPSSSFEPLTVLQAVSEERCTLLHGVPSMFLAMLNHPEFSTFDLSSLRGGLSGGASCPSELMQRVINDMHMKELSIAYGMTETSPKSTQTLPTTEFKKRISTVGVVQPHLEVKIVDTETGETLPIGEVGEVLTKGYAVMQGYWNDKIKTDEAVVDGWMHTGDLGSMDEQGYISIVGRSKDMIIRGGENIYPIEVENFLYRHPKISDVQIVGVPDKQYGEVLAAWIIPRAGETITEQEIRDFCYNQIAHFKIPTYIRFVEQYPMTVTGKIQKFKIIEAMKEELGIVA; from the coding sequence ATGTTAAGAGACTTATTAGAGCAACGTTATCCTCAAGCATCCTCCCGAAATGCCCCTCTAAAAATGAGCCATGATATCGGTCCTACGGACAGCCCGTTAATCGAAGACACTATTGGCGATTATTTTGACAAAGTAGTGGCTCAGTATCCCGATAAAGAAGCCTTAGTATCGCGTCATCAAAACATTCGTATGACTTATAAACAACTGCAGCAACAAGCCAATCAATTGGCCAGCAGCATGATTAATATGGGTCTACAAAAAGGCGATCGTGTCGGTATCTGGTCGCACAACAACGCACAGTGGCTACTGATGCAATTGGCAACAGCCAAAGCGGGCGTTATTTTAGTCAATATTAACCCTGCTTATCGTATTTCAGAGCTACAGTATGCATTGAATAAAGTGGACTGCAAAGTATTGGTCTATATGCGTCACTTTAAGAGCAGTGACTATGTACAAATGGTACAAGAAATGGCTCCAGAAATTTGCCATCAAGACTATCGCTATTTGGAGCTAACTACCTTACCCAATTTAAAACGTTTGATTCTGATTGATCAACCAGACACTTGGGAAACCTTCGGCTATATGCAGAATTTCTCTGACTGGTTAGCAGAAGGGGATGCCAACGACCCTAGATTGGCAGAGCGACAAAAACAGCTAAATGCCAATGATGCGATCAATATCCAATTTACCAGTGGCACCACAGGTACCCCAAAAGGGGCAACCTTAACTCATCGAAACTTATTGAATAACGCCTATCACTTAGCAGAATCACTGTGCTTATCCTCCAAGGATAAATTGTGCTTACCACTGCCTCTATATCATTGTTTTGCGATGGTATTGGGGAATCTAACCATGTTATCCATAGGGGGTACAGTGGTCTATCCTAGTAGCAGCTTTGAGCCGCTAACTGTATTACAGGCAGTCAGTGAAGAGCGTTGTACTTTATTACATGGGGTGCCAAGCATGTTCTTGGCAATGTTAAACCACCCAGAGTTTTCAACGTTTGATTTGAGTAGTTTGCGAGGGGGCTTATCGGGTGGTGCAAGCTGTCCAAGTGAATTGATGCAGCGCGTCATCAATGACATGCATATGAAAGAGCTGAGCATCGCTTATGGCATGACTGAAACCAGTCCGAAGTCTACCCAAACATTGCCAACGACTGAATTTAAAAAACGTATTTCGACAGTGGGTGTGGTTCAGCCGCATTTAGAAGTGAAAATTGTTGACACAGAGACGGGCGAAACGCTGCCTATTGGTGAAGTGGGGGAAGTACTGACCAAAGGCTATGCAGTAATGCAAGGCTACTGGAATGACAAGATTAAAACCGACGAGGCAGTCGTTGATGGCTGGATGCACACCGGTGATTTAGGCAGCATGGATGAGCAAGGCTATATCTCAATTGTAGGGCGTAGCAAAGATATGATTATTCGCGGTGGGGAAAATATTTATCCCATTGAAGTCGAAAACTTCTTATATCGTCATCCCAAAATCTCTGACGTACAAATAGTAGGGGTACCAGATAAGCAGTATGGTGAGGTTCTAGCCGCTTGGATTATTCCTAGAGCAGGAGAAACCATCACTGAACAAGAAATACGTGATTTTTGTTATAACCAAATTGCTCACTTTAAGATTCCTACTTATATTCGTTTTGTTGAGCAGTACCCAATGACGGTAACTGGGAAAATTCAAAAATTCAAAATTATTGAGGCTATGAAAGAAGAATTAGGCATAGTAGCATAG
- the aqpZ gene encoding aquaporin Z produces the protein MTKSKKLAAEFLGTMWLVLGGCGSATFAANFGGDGNPLGIGFVGVALAFGLTVLTGAYAFGHISGGHFNPAVSIGLMVGKRFPAAELPGYIVAQVLGGIFGAFIIYLIASGQSGFAIDASSAGAFATNGFGEFSPGGYSMMSALIAEIVLTAVFLIIIMGSTHHQAPVGFAPIAIGLGLTLIHLISIPITNTSVNPARSTAVALFVGGESISQLWLFWVAPIIGAVIGGGIYAWLGHEGPDIIGE, from the coding sequence ATGACAAAATCGAAAAAGCTTGCCGCCGAATTTTTAGGCACAATGTGGTTGGTACTAGGCGGTTGTGGCAGCGCAACTTTTGCCGCTAACTTTGGTGGGGATGGAAATCCATTAGGTATTGGATTTGTGGGTGTGGCCTTAGCCTTTGGTTTGACCGTATTAACCGGTGCATATGCTTTTGGACATATCTCAGGCGGACACTTCAACCCAGCAGTCAGTATTGGTTTGATGGTCGGTAAGCGTTTCCCAGCAGCTGAGCTACCAGGTTATATTGTTGCTCAAGTATTGGGCGGGATATTTGGGGCATTCATCATCTATCTTATCGCTTCAGGACAGTCTGGTTTTGCAATAGATGCCAGTAGTGCCGGCGCTTTTGCGACCAATGGGTTCGGTGAGTTTTCACCAGGTGGATACAGTATGATGTCTGCGTTGATTGCAGAGATTGTGCTAACCGCTGTTTTCTTGATTATTATAATGGGCTCTACCCATCATCAAGCCCCTGTTGGTTTTGCCCCAATCGCCATCGGTCTTGGTCTAACATTAATCCATCTAATTAGCATTCCAATTACCAACACCTCTGTTAACCCTGCACGTTCAACCGCAGTCGCTTTATTTGTTGGCGGAGAAAGTATCTCTCAGTTATGGTTATTCTGGGTCGCGCCTATCATTGGTGCTGTCATTGGCGGCGGAATTTATGCTTGGTTAGGCCATGAAGGTCCAGATATTATTGGTGAGTAA